The following coding sequences are from one Agelaius phoeniceus isolate bAgePho1 chromosome 24, bAgePho1.hap1, whole genome shotgun sequence window:
- the PIK3CD gene encoding phosphatidylinositol 4,5-bisphosphate 3-kinase catalytic subunit delta isoform isoform X2, producing the protein MPPGIYCPTEFWSKGENQNIQVDFLLPTGIYLNLSVPCNASLGTIKQVLWKHAQYEPLFHMLSDPEAYVFTCINQTAEQQELEDEQRRLCDIQPFLPVLRLVAREGDRAKKLINSQISLLIGKGLHEFDSVQDPEVSEFRAKMCQFCEEKAAQRQQLGWAAWMEYNFPLQLEPAAKGLSSLQIPNKNIFVNIRFQSGGESFMFQISPWEFPITLMSYAIKKQATVLRPETVQQPEDYTLQYIRSCLQRGLTPHLTMVHSSAIIAMRDEQTNCITSPPKAASKPPPLPKKKPNCGSLWSLEQPFYIELVQGSKVNADERMKLVVQAGLFHGTEMLCKTVSSSEVSVCSEPVWRQRLEFDISVRDLPRMARLCLALYAVVEKARKARSTKKKSKKADCPIAWANVMLFDYRDQLKTGECCLHMWSSFPDEKGELLNPMGTVQCNPNTESAAALVICFPSVAAHPVYYPSFEQLLELGRNGEQPRAAPEDSEEKLQLKEILERRSHTELYEHEKDLVWKMRFDIRDQYPQALAKLLVITKWNKHEDVAQMISLLQTWPELPVLNALELLDFSFPDRYVGSFAINSLKKLTDDDVFQYLLQLVQVLKYESYLDCELTKFLLERALSNRKIGHFLFWHLRSEMHVPAVSLRFGLILEAYCRGSTHHMKVLMKQGEALNKMKALNDFVKVSSQKATKPQTKEMMHMCMKQETYREAFSHLQSPLNPNIILAEVCVDQCTFMDSKMKPLWIVFNSEETGGGGVGIIFKNGDDLRQDMLTLQMIQLMDILWKQEGLDLRMTPYGCLSTGDKTGLIEVVMHSDTIANIQLNKSNMAATAAFNKDALLNWLKSKNPGDALDQAIEEFTLSCAGYCVATYVLGIGDRHSDNIMVRETGQLFHIDFGHFLGNFKTKFGINRERVPFILTYDFVHVIQQGKTNNNEKFERFRGYCERAYMILRRHGLLFLHLFALMKAAGLPELSCSKDIQYLKDSLALGKTDEEALKHFRVKFNEALRESWKTKVNWLAHNVSKDNRQ; encoded by the exons GTGCTCTGGAAGCACGCGCAGTATGAGCCGCTGTTCCACATGCTCAGCGACCCCGAGGCCTACGTGTTCACCTGCATCAACCAGACGGccgagcagcaggagctggaggacgAGCAGCGCCGCCTCTGCGacatccagcccttcctgcccgTGCTGCGCCTCGTGGCGCGTGAGGGCGACCGGGCCAAGAAGCTCATCAACTCCCAGATCAGCCTGCTCATCGGGAAAG GTTTGCACGAGTTTGACTCGGTGCAGGACCCGGAGGTGAGCGAGTTCCGCGCCAAGATGTGCCAGTTCTGCGAGGAGAAGGCGGCCCAgcggcagcagctgggctgggcagcgtGGATGGAGTACAACTtccccctgcagctggagcctgctGCCAAGGGCCTCTCCTCTCTGCAAATCCCCAACAAGAACATTTTTGTCAACATCAGGTTCCAGTCTGGCGGG GAGAGCTTCATGTTCCAGATCTCCCCCTGGGAGTTCCCCATCACCCTCATGAGCTATGCCATTAAGAAACAGGCCACTGTGCTCCGCCCCGAGACCGTGCAGCAGCCAGAGGACTACACCCTGCAG TACATCCGCAGCTGCCTGCAGCGGGGCCTGACCCCCCACCTGACCATGGTGCACTCCTCTGCCATCATTGCCATGAGGGACGAGCAGACCAACTGCATCACCAGCCCCCCAAAGGCGGCCTCCAAGCCCCCACCGCTCCCCAAGAAAAAG cCAAACTGTGGCTCTCTCTGGTCCTTGGAGCAGCCTTTCTACATCGAGCTGGTGCAAGGCAGCAAGGTCAATGCAGATGAGAGAATGAAG CTGgtggtgcaggcagggctgttcCACGGCACCGAGATGCTGTGCAAGACCGTGTCGAGCTCGGAGGTGAGCGTGTGCTCGGAGCCCGTGTGGCGGCAGCGCCTGGAGTTCGACATCAGCGTGCGCGACCTGCCGCGCATGGCCCGGCTCTGCCTCGCGCTCTACGCCGTTGTCGAGAAGGCCAGGAAGGCTCGCTCCACCAAGAAGAAGTCCAAGAAAGCT GACTGCCCCATCGCCTGGGCCAACGTGATGCTCTTCGACTACAGGgaccagctgaaaacgggggaGTGCTGCCTGCACATGTGGTCCTCCTTCCCAG ATGAGAAAGGGGAACTTCTGAACCCCATGGGCACAGTGCAGTGCAACCCCAACACTGAGAGTGCAGCAGCCTTGGTCATCTGCTTCCCCAGCGTGGCAGCACATCCTGTGTACTACCCATCCTTTGAGCAg ctgctggagtTGGGAAGGAATGGAGAACAGCCCCGAGCTGCCCCAGAAGATTCTGAGGAG aagctgcagctgaaggagatCCTGGAGCGGAGGAGCCACACGGAGCTGTACGAGCACGAGAAGGACCTGGTGTGGAAGATGAGGTTCGACATCCGCGACCAGTACCCGCAGGCGCTGGCCAAGCTGCTCGTCATCACCAAGTGGAACAAGCACGAGGATGTTGCCCAG ATGATTTCCCTGCTTCAGAcctggccagagctgcctgtccTGAATgccttggagctgctggattTCAGCTTTCCTGACCGTTATGTTGGTTCCTTTGCCATCAACTCCCTGAAGAAGCTGAC GGATGATGATGTGTTCCAGTACCtgctgcagcttgtccaggtgCTCAAGTATGAATCCTACCTAGACTGTGAATTGACCAAGTTCCTGCTGGAAAGGGCATTGTCCAACCGCAAGATCGGCCACTTCCTCTTCTGGCATCTGAG gtcAGAGATGCACGTGCCTGCTGTTTCCCTGAGGTTTGGGCTGATCCTGGAAGCCTACTGCCGGGGCAGCACCCACCACATGAAGGTGCTGATGAAGCAG GGAGAAGCACTGAACAAGATGAAAGCTCTGAATGACTTTGTGAAAGTGAGTTCTCAGAAGGCCACCAAGCCTCAAACCAAGGAGATGATGCACATGTGCATGAAGCAGGAAACCTACAGGGAAGCCTTTTCCCACCTCCAGTCCCCCCTGAACCCCAACATCATCCTTGCTGAAGTTTG TGTGGATCAGTGCACCTTCATGGACTCCAAAATGAAACCTTTGTGGATTGTGTTTAATAGTGAAGAGACAGGTGGAGGTGGAGTGggtataatttttaaaaatggagatG ATCTGCGCCAGGACATGCTGACTCTGCAGATGATCCAGCTGATGGACATCCTGTGGAAGCAGGAGGGCCTGGACCTGAG GATGACCCCTTATGGCTGCCTCTCCACAGGAGACAAGACGGGGCTGATTGAGGTGGTCATGCACTCGGACACCATCGCCAACATCCAGCTCAACAAGAGCAACATGGCGGCCACGGCTGCCTTCAACAAGGACGCTCTGCTGAACTGGCTCAAGTCCAAGAACCCGGG AGATGCCTTGGACCAAGCCATCGAGGAGTTCACCCTGTCCTGTGCTGGCTACTGCGTGGCCACCTACGTGCTGGGCATTGGGGACCGGCACAGCGACAACATCATGGTCCGGGAGACGGGGCAG ctGTTCCATATTGATTTTGGTCACTTTTTGGGGAACTTCAAGACAAAATTTGGTATTAATAGAGAACGAGTCCCTTTCATCTTAACCTACGACTTTGTGCATGTCATCCAGCAAGGAAAAACTAACAACAATGAGAAGTTTGAAAG GTTCAGGGGTTACTGTGAAAGGGCCTACATGATCCTGCGGCGCCACGGGCTCCTCTTCCTGCACCTCTTTGCACTGAtgaaggctgctgggctgccagagctcagctgctccaaAGACATCCAGTACCTGAAG GACTCCCTGGCCCTTGGGAAAACTGATGAGGAGGCACTGAAACACTTCAGAGTGAAGTTTAACGAAGCCCTGCGGGAGAGCTGGAAAACCAAAGTGAACTGGCTGGCACACAACGTCTCCAAAGACAACAGGCAgtag
- the PIK3CD gene encoding phosphatidylinositol 4,5-bisphosphate 3-kinase catalytic subunit delta isoform isoform X1 → MPPGIYCPTEFWSKGENQNIQVDFLLPTGIYLNLSVPCNASLGTIKQVLWKHAQYEPLFHMLSDPEAYVFTCINQTAEQQELEDEQRRLCDIQPFLPVLRLVAREGDRAKKLINSQISLLIGKGLHEFDSVQDPEVSEFRAKMCQFCEEKAAQRQQLGWAAWMEYNFPLQLEPAAKGLSSLQIPNKNIFVNIRFQSGGESFMFQISPWEFPITLMSYAIKKQATVLRPETVQQPEDYTLQVNGKCEYLYGNYPLYQFQYIRSCLQRGLTPHLTMVHSSAIIAMRDEQTNCITSPPKAASKPPPLPKKKPNCGSLWSLEQPFYIELVQGSKVNADERMKLVVQAGLFHGTEMLCKTVSSSEVSVCSEPVWRQRLEFDISVRDLPRMARLCLALYAVVEKARKARSTKKKSKKADCPIAWANVMLFDYRDQLKTGECCLHMWSSFPDEKGELLNPMGTVQCNPNTESAAALVICFPSVAAHPVYYPSFEQLLELGRNGEQPRAAPEDSEEKLQLKEILERRSHTELYEHEKDLVWKMRFDIRDQYPQALAKLLVITKWNKHEDVAQMISLLQTWPELPVLNALELLDFSFPDRYVGSFAINSLKKLTDDDVFQYLLQLVQVLKYESYLDCELTKFLLERALSNRKIGHFLFWHLRSEMHVPAVSLRFGLILEAYCRGSTHHMKVLMKQGEALNKMKALNDFVKVSSQKATKPQTKEMMHMCMKQETYREAFSHLQSPLNPNIILAEVCVDQCTFMDSKMKPLWIVFNSEETGGGGVGIIFKNGDDLRQDMLTLQMIQLMDILWKQEGLDLRMTPYGCLSTGDKTGLIEVVMHSDTIANIQLNKSNMAATAAFNKDALLNWLKSKNPGDALDQAIEEFTLSCAGYCVATYVLGIGDRHSDNIMVRETGQLFHIDFGHFLGNFKTKFGINRERVPFILTYDFVHVIQQGKTNNNEKFERFRGYCERAYMILRRHGLLFLHLFALMKAAGLPELSCSKDIQYLKDSLALGKTDEEALKHFRVKFNEALRESWKTKVNWLAHNVSKDNRQ, encoded by the exons GTGCTCTGGAAGCACGCGCAGTATGAGCCGCTGTTCCACATGCTCAGCGACCCCGAGGCCTACGTGTTCACCTGCATCAACCAGACGGccgagcagcaggagctggaggacgAGCAGCGCCGCCTCTGCGacatccagcccttcctgcccgTGCTGCGCCTCGTGGCGCGTGAGGGCGACCGGGCCAAGAAGCTCATCAACTCCCAGATCAGCCTGCTCATCGGGAAAG GTTTGCACGAGTTTGACTCGGTGCAGGACCCGGAGGTGAGCGAGTTCCGCGCCAAGATGTGCCAGTTCTGCGAGGAGAAGGCGGCCCAgcggcagcagctgggctgggcagcgtGGATGGAGTACAACTtccccctgcagctggagcctgctGCCAAGGGCCTCTCCTCTCTGCAAATCCCCAACAAGAACATTTTTGTCAACATCAGGTTCCAGTCTGGCGGG GAGAGCTTCATGTTCCAGATCTCCCCCTGGGAGTTCCCCATCACCCTCATGAGCTATGCCATTAAGAAACAGGCCACTGTGCTCCGCCCCGAGACCGTGCAGCAGCCAGAGGACTACACCCTGCAGGTGAATGGGAAATGTGAATATCTCTATGGGAACTACCCCCTGTACCAGTTCCAG TACATCCGCAGCTGCCTGCAGCGGGGCCTGACCCCCCACCTGACCATGGTGCACTCCTCTGCCATCATTGCCATGAGGGACGAGCAGACCAACTGCATCACCAGCCCCCCAAAGGCGGCCTCCAAGCCCCCACCGCTCCCCAAGAAAAAG cCAAACTGTGGCTCTCTCTGGTCCTTGGAGCAGCCTTTCTACATCGAGCTGGTGCAAGGCAGCAAGGTCAATGCAGATGAGAGAATGAAG CTGgtggtgcaggcagggctgttcCACGGCACCGAGATGCTGTGCAAGACCGTGTCGAGCTCGGAGGTGAGCGTGTGCTCGGAGCCCGTGTGGCGGCAGCGCCTGGAGTTCGACATCAGCGTGCGCGACCTGCCGCGCATGGCCCGGCTCTGCCTCGCGCTCTACGCCGTTGTCGAGAAGGCCAGGAAGGCTCGCTCCACCAAGAAGAAGTCCAAGAAAGCT GACTGCCCCATCGCCTGGGCCAACGTGATGCTCTTCGACTACAGGgaccagctgaaaacgggggaGTGCTGCCTGCACATGTGGTCCTCCTTCCCAG ATGAGAAAGGGGAACTTCTGAACCCCATGGGCACAGTGCAGTGCAACCCCAACACTGAGAGTGCAGCAGCCTTGGTCATCTGCTTCCCCAGCGTGGCAGCACATCCTGTGTACTACCCATCCTTTGAGCAg ctgctggagtTGGGAAGGAATGGAGAACAGCCCCGAGCTGCCCCAGAAGATTCTGAGGAG aagctgcagctgaaggagatCCTGGAGCGGAGGAGCCACACGGAGCTGTACGAGCACGAGAAGGACCTGGTGTGGAAGATGAGGTTCGACATCCGCGACCAGTACCCGCAGGCGCTGGCCAAGCTGCTCGTCATCACCAAGTGGAACAAGCACGAGGATGTTGCCCAG ATGATTTCCCTGCTTCAGAcctggccagagctgcctgtccTGAATgccttggagctgctggattTCAGCTTTCCTGACCGTTATGTTGGTTCCTTTGCCATCAACTCCCTGAAGAAGCTGAC GGATGATGATGTGTTCCAGTACCtgctgcagcttgtccaggtgCTCAAGTATGAATCCTACCTAGACTGTGAATTGACCAAGTTCCTGCTGGAAAGGGCATTGTCCAACCGCAAGATCGGCCACTTCCTCTTCTGGCATCTGAG gtcAGAGATGCACGTGCCTGCTGTTTCCCTGAGGTTTGGGCTGATCCTGGAAGCCTACTGCCGGGGCAGCACCCACCACATGAAGGTGCTGATGAAGCAG GGAGAAGCACTGAACAAGATGAAAGCTCTGAATGACTTTGTGAAAGTGAGTTCTCAGAAGGCCACCAAGCCTCAAACCAAGGAGATGATGCACATGTGCATGAAGCAGGAAACCTACAGGGAAGCCTTTTCCCACCTCCAGTCCCCCCTGAACCCCAACATCATCCTTGCTGAAGTTTG TGTGGATCAGTGCACCTTCATGGACTCCAAAATGAAACCTTTGTGGATTGTGTTTAATAGTGAAGAGACAGGTGGAGGTGGAGTGggtataatttttaaaaatggagatG ATCTGCGCCAGGACATGCTGACTCTGCAGATGATCCAGCTGATGGACATCCTGTGGAAGCAGGAGGGCCTGGACCTGAG GATGACCCCTTATGGCTGCCTCTCCACAGGAGACAAGACGGGGCTGATTGAGGTGGTCATGCACTCGGACACCATCGCCAACATCCAGCTCAACAAGAGCAACATGGCGGCCACGGCTGCCTTCAACAAGGACGCTCTGCTGAACTGGCTCAAGTCCAAGAACCCGGG AGATGCCTTGGACCAAGCCATCGAGGAGTTCACCCTGTCCTGTGCTGGCTACTGCGTGGCCACCTACGTGCTGGGCATTGGGGACCGGCACAGCGACAACATCATGGTCCGGGAGACGGGGCAG ctGTTCCATATTGATTTTGGTCACTTTTTGGGGAACTTCAAGACAAAATTTGGTATTAATAGAGAACGAGTCCCTTTCATCTTAACCTACGACTTTGTGCATGTCATCCAGCAAGGAAAAACTAACAACAATGAGAAGTTTGAAAG GTTCAGGGGTTACTGTGAAAGGGCCTACATGATCCTGCGGCGCCACGGGCTCCTCTTCCTGCACCTCTTTGCACTGAtgaaggctgctgggctgccagagctcagctgctccaaAGACATCCAGTACCTGAAG GACTCCCTGGCCCTTGGGAAAACTGATGAGGAGGCACTGAAACACTTCAGAGTGAAGTTTAACGAAGCCCTGCGGGAGAGCTGGAAAACCAAAGTGAACTGGCTGGCACACAACGTCTCCAAAGACAACAGGCAgtag